The following are encoded together in the Cynocephalus volans isolate mCynVol1 chromosome 4, mCynVol1.pri, whole genome shotgun sequence genome:
- the SMTNL1 gene encoding smoothelin-like protein 1, which translates to MEQKEGKLSEDGATVSPAADDPGTSGGGASAEEETTGTASKTSREGCPDGAGKQEEAPAKDGASTEFQGEANGLDEVQVESQREAGGKEEAKAELKKEGGEKEDTTVASQEMTDRKEEARSEPKEAKEKEETTLASEKQKAAETEAKPGPRERADASDTDKPVPKDAVGEEQAMTASQEERDQTEEPMAAPKEEAADKEAKTESQKKSVVKDEAKAEPQEVKGTGEAESHEKDEAESHVEEEAESREKDEAESHVEEEVEPGGPSEEQEQEAEEETEGGAGVIPSSPNEWPESPTEEGDSLSPDGLGPDSAASGETSPPASESSPSDVPQSPPEPPPSGGKKKERAPERRVSAPTRPRGPRAQNRKAIVDKFGGAASGPTALFRNTKAAGAAIGGVKNMLLEWCRAMTRNYEHVDIQNFSSSWSSGMAFCALIHKFFPDAFDYAELDPTKRRHNFTLAFSTAEKLADCAQLLEVDDMVRLAVPDSKCVYTYIQELYRSLVQKGLVKTKKK; encoded by the exons ATGGAGCAGAAAGAAGGGAAGCTCTCAGAGGATGGGGCCACTGTCTCCCCAGCTGCAGACGACCCCGGGACATCAGGAGGTGGAGCCTCTGCAGAGGAGGAGACCACAGGCACAGCCAGCAAGACCAGCAGAGAGGGGTGTCCAGATGGGGCAGGAAAGCAGGAAGAAGCACCAGCCAAGGATGGCGCTTCCACGGAATTCCAAGGGGAAGCAAATGGGTTAGATGAGGTCCAGGTGGAATCCCAAAGGGAGGCTGGTGGGAAAGAGGAAGCTAAGGCCGAACTTAAAAAGGAGGGTGGTGAGAAGGAAGACACCACAGTAGCTTCCCAGGAGATGACTGACAGGAAAGAAGAGGCCAGATCTGAACCCAAGGAGGCCAAGGAAAAAGAGGAGACCACGCTGGCCTCGGAGAAGCAGAAGGCTGCTGAGACAGAGGCCAAGCCTGGGCCTAGGGAGAGAGCCGACGCGAGTGACACAGACAAGCCTGTACCCAAGGATGCTGTTGGGGAGGAGCAGGCCATGACGGCCTCCCAGGAGGAGAGAGACCAGACGGAGGAGCCCATGGCTGCACCCAAGGAGGAAGCTGCTGACAAAGAGGCCAAGACTGAATCTCAGAAGAAGTCTGTTGTGAAAGATGAGGCTAAGGCCGAACCTCAGGAGGTTAAGGGGACAGGGGAGGCTGAAAGCCATGAGAAGGACGAGGCTGAGAGCCATGTGGAGGAGGAGGCTGAAAGCCGCGAGAAGGACGAGGCTGAGAGCCAtgtggaggaggaggtg GAGCCAGGCGGTCCCAGTGAAGAGCAGGAGCAGGaagcagaggaagagacagagggaggggcaggggtgatTCCCAGCTCCCCCAATGAGTGGCCTGAGAGCCCCACGGAGGAGGGCGATAGCCTCAGCCCAG ATGGGTTGGGTCCAGACTCTGCAGCCTCTGGAGAGACCAGTCCTCCAGCCAG TGAGTCTTCACCCAGTGATGTGCCCCAGAGTCCCCCGGAGCCCCCTCCGTCAGGGGGGAAGAAGAAGGAGAGGGCACCAGAGCGCAGGGTGTCAGCCCCTACCCGGCCCCGGGGTCCCCGTGCGCAGAACCGGAAAGCCATCGTGGACAAGTTTGGCGG GGCTGCCTCGGGCCCCACGGCGCTGTTCCGGAACACGAAGGCAGCCGGGGCAGCCATCGGCGGGGTCAAGAACATGCTCTTGGAGTGGTGCCGGGCCATGACCAGGAACTACGAG CACGTGGACATCCAGAACTTCTCCTCCAGCTGGAGCAGCGGCATGGCCTTCTGCGCCCTCATCCACAAGTTCTTCCCGGACGCCTTTGACTACGCTGAGCTGGACCCCACGAAGCGCCGGCACAACTTCACCCTGGCCTTTTCCACCGCAGA GAAACTGGCTGACTGTGCCCAGCTGCTGGAGGTGGATGACATGGTGCGGCTGGCAGTGCCCGACTCCAAGTGCGTCTACACCTACATTCAGGAGCTGTACCGCAGCCTCGTGCAGAAGGGACTGGTGAAGACCAAGAAGAAATGA
- the UBE2L6 gene encoding ubiquitin/ISG15-conjugating enzyme E2 L6, with protein sequence MTASKRVAKELEDLQKKLPPYLRNLFSDDANVLVWHALLLPDRPPYHLKAFNVSISFPEEYPFKPPTVKFITKIYHPNVDENGQVCLSIISNENWKPCTKTFQVLEALNMLVNRPNLEEPLRVELADLLSQNPELFKKNAEEFTLRFGVDRPS encoded by the exons ATGACGGCCAGCAAGCGAGTGGCGAAG GAGCTAGAGGATCTTCAAAAGAAGCTTCCCCCGTACCTGCGGAACCTGTTCAGTGACGATGCAAACGTCCTGGTGTGGCATGCACTCCTCCTGCCT GACCGTCCTCCCTACCATCTCAAGGCCTTCAACGTGAGCATCAGTTTCCCTGAGGAGTATCCATTCAAACCCCCCACAGTGAAATTCATAACCAAGATCTACCACCCCAACGTGGATGAGAACGGACAGGTTTGCCTGTCCATCATCAGCAACGAGAACTGGAAGCCTTGCACCAAGACTTTTCAAG TCTTGGAGGCCCTCAACATGCTGGTGAATAGACCGAATCTGGAGGAGCCACTGCGGGTGGAACTCGCTGACCTGCTGTCGCAGAACCCGGAGCTCTTCAAAAAGAACGCTGAAGAGTTCACCCTCCGATTTGGGGTGGACCGGCCCTCTTAA